From the genome of Neomonachus schauinslandi chromosome 1, ASM220157v2, whole genome shotgun sequence:
GATTCCAGACCAAAGCTGGACAGGAGGTCACCCTGCAGGTTCGTGATGCTGGCTTTTCTCTTCTGCCCTGCCCTTGGGACAGCCTCTGACTTTGTAACGCCCTTGCTGGCCATCAGAATGGGAAGTACTTGCTCACCAAGTCAGGCAGAGCTCCCAAAGACTCGCACGCCTCACGGACATTTGTCACCACAACAGATCCCACCAGAAAAGCCACTCAGCATTGGAAATACTTGGGTCAGCCCAGATTAGGGACatgagttttccaaaattctgattttcattttgaatcCTCAGGTTTTATCACTGGAGATAAATACTGTCAATTGTTTTCCTTGAAGCCATGGGCTGACTCACTTTGATCACTTCTGGCAAAGCACTGCTGAACTCAACCCCAGTCTGAATGACCGACCATACTATGTCCCTGAATCCTTTTAAAAGCACCTACCACACCCTTCAAGTGTCTCAGAACTCCCTACCTCGTCACACACAGGGTCATACGGATGGGCACCCAAGGGGTTAGTAAAGTGAGTACTCTCCACTGATGCATTCAGGGTCTTGCCTGCTGCAAGCATGTGGTGGTGACGACACATGGCAGTCTGGCAGCACTGTCCCCACTCATGTCGAGGCACCAGCCAGCCCTCCAGGGTTGTTTCTGTACCCTCAGCACGAGCGTCCGCATGGCAAAAGGGCACACGATCCCTCAGTGTTACTATGAGAGTAGTTCTGGCCTCAGTCCTGTgaagccccagggcccagggtaTGAGAGCACCGGGGTGAGGAGTGGGAGGCACGGTCAGCTCAGCCACCTCCTGTTCTGTCCACCGTGTGACAGGCCCCCAGCGTGAATTCTCATGGAGCGACCCTGCATTTTACAAGGACAAGCTCCCCCTTGCCCACGGGCCAAGGACGTCCCACACTCCAGAGCGGACATGCCGTCCCGCAGACCACTGTACCTCTCTGAGGTCCCCCCTACACACAAGTGATCACCATGTAAGGCCGCTTAGGCCGTGACAACAGGTTTCATGTCCCCAGGCTGCACTCCCTCCAGGCCCCCCACTCTGGGCTGAGCACTACCTGCAGTGACGCCATTCTGGAGAGAGCCCTCGTAGAAGATGTTGGATGGGAAGGCGCTGAGCGCAGGGTGCATCCGATACTGGACCTGCAGGCGGATGGGACGGATGCCCAGCACCACCAGGCGCTCGAAGAGTGACTGAGAGAGTCCGGCCTTGGCTGCCTTCTTGCACATCACCACGGGGCCCAGCTGACAGTGGTCACCCACGAGGATGAGCTGTGGCGAGAGGCCCACACAGGTGAGGAGCTCAGGTGTGAAACCGCACAGACGTCCACTCATGGGGCACCAAGGGGCCCTGGTGTTATACAACCACCCAGCCACATGAATTCAACCAGGAAGAGGCGACCAGCACAGGACACCGCCCACCACACAGAGGCATCCAGCTTTCCTAAATAAGTTCGTGTCACGTCACTGCTCTTTTACGGAAGACCTACGTTAGAGGTAATGGCTTTTGTCGTAAAAGCAagaatcctcttcagatttcttttggttgtcaaaaacaggtactaacgtaggtcttttgtaaaagcaaggTGGTGTAATAGGAACTTTCAGAAAGTAGGGATATTCTTCGCTTTATCCCATTTTGGCTTATAAGAGGTTTCAAAGCAGTGTTTCACTTTCGGATAGTGGGGGAACCTATATATGAAACACACAGACTTGCACGCAGGACCCACAAGAGGTGCTCTGTGTGGCACCCATCCTTCCAAGAACCACTCAATGAGCCCGCTGGGCATCCCTCTGCTCTGCCAGGACATCACACGGCATTACAGAGCATTATCAGAAACGAACCCCCAGCACTGAGAATGACACGGAACTGGAACAAGAGAACACACACTGGTTTTCAAACAGGACGACAGTGAATGGCCCACCTGCTTGGCGCCAAGGACCACAGGGACCATGCACTCTGGTTCGGTGGCCTGGGTGCTCTCATCAATTAAAATGGAACGGAACTGCATCTTGGCGAGCCTCGGGTCCCCTGCACCCACACACGTGCAGCAGATGACATCTGCATTCTGGAGACGAGAGCAGGCAAGGCATCAGGAAACCTGCACGGTAAATGCTACCAGGCCCCAAAGGGCAGGCGGAACAGGACACTGACTGGCACCCTCCCCGACACCTACGGACACAGGCCGCTGTCCCACGTGGGGGACGCATCCACGTCCAGGCTGCAGCGGCACTACCTTCTGAGACCCTAAGTGATCATGCTTCATCACAAATACCTCTCAGCACAGATGTGGTTCTGTGCCTCAAGACAGCCTCAGAGAGGCAGTGCTGAGCTGGGGAAACCTTGTCTGTTATAAAAGAGCAGGGGAGTGTTCCAGACCGACCCTCAGGCCAAGATGTACAACCACTGAGAAGGCAAATACGGGAGGTACTGAAGTTCTTTCTCAAAAGCAAACTAAACTGATGTAAAGGCTCCACGCCATGCTCCGCATTCCGCAACAGGTCCCACGGCCACACGGGGCCAAACGGCCCAGAGGTTAAGAGCTCACCATGAGCAGCTCCCTCTCAGCGGTGCGCTTCAGGGCCCGGTACCGCTTCTCATCAGCAGAGGACAGCTCCCCCGTCTCGTCCTTCAGCTGCTGTAGCTTCTGCAGCTCCGGCATGCTGGAAGCATGGCGACACATCAGCAGGCAGGGGAGCCAGGCGTCGCCAGGGACCGCGCACGGGAGACGTGCTGCACTCGAGGCAGGCTACCCAACACCCACCTATCCATATTCCTGATCTGGTTGTGCAGGGCCAGGAAGGACACTGGGGAGTCAATGGCCTCGCGGCTCTTCGCGCAGAGCCGCACGACTTTCAGCCCAGTCTGGTGGATCTTCTCAGTCAGCTGATCCACAGCTATGTTACTCGGAGCACAGACGAGCACAGGCCTTCAACACACAAGGCGAACAAACATCTCAGAGCTCAGCCAGAGGAAGTTCAGGAAATGCTCACTGCCAGGACTGTCGTTCTGAATCCTAGGCAGTAGAGCACCTCCCCACTGGGGACCTAGGACTAAAGTCAGTGAACAAAGCTGAAGGAGCTAAAATCCAACTGGTCTGGAGCTTCCTGTTCCCAGCTGGTTTTCACACTTCTCATGTACAGCAACGCTCCTAAGTGAATCCTGCCTCCTCACCCTCCTGGGTCTGCACCGTAAAGACTCTGAAAGCTCTGCGACGCGCACAGGCCTGACACTCGGGACGCGCTGACCCACCGCCCCACGGCTGTCTCCACCAGAGCAGCAGGCTTACTTGTGAGAAGCAACCACGGAGACCAGATCACATACAAATAACGTAGAATACACAGTGCCGGGACCGTGCCGAGCCCTACCCATTGCCCTGCCGAGCAAGGTGGTAGACGATGGTGGCAGAGGTCACCGTCTTCCCCGTGCCTGGTGGTCCCTGGATCAGGCTCAGCGGTCTCTGCAGCACAGTCTTGACAGCGTAAACCTTCGGATAACAGGCAGTCGTTAGGCTGCAGTCACCCCCAGGGAGTGGGGGGCCACCCACCCAAGCAGGCTCTGCCGGCCAGGCCCCTCCTATCCCCCAGAAGGGGTGAGAACCTGCGAATGGTTGAGGTCGGGGAGCCCCTGTGCCGTGAAGCGCTTCGGCAGCTGGCACTTGATGATCACATCCTCCACCTCGTGCCCGAGCAGCTTGTGGTAGATGTAGCCCGAGACAGAGGTCTCATCCACAGCAAACGTTTTCAGCGCACTCTGCATCCTGGAAGGCAAGCTCGGGATCAGCGGCATGCACACGACCATGGAGCGGTGAAGCCTGGCTCTCGCGGGTGAGCAGAATCGTCCAGATGCCGGAGGCGGTGGGGCACCCCAGAGCAGATGCAGTGGCGCGGGCAGGGACAAGGTGGACGTACCTATCAAACGAGGTTGACTTCCACACGAAATCCACCTGGAAGTTGTGAGTCACCTCCACGGGCGCACCCACACTGCTCCGAAGCTCAATGGCGATCTCATCGCCATAATCTGTGCCGCTGAGTTAAGTTTCATCGTTGTCAAAAGCTGAGTTTACCTTTCTGAGGAGCCTTCATTCGGTGACTGAGGAAAAAGACCCTCCTCTGCGCCAAACACAGAAGACTCAGCCCGCCCGGCCCGTGCTCACCGCCAGACGCCGGCCCGGTGTCGGGGCCTCTGCTGCCAGCTCCCGCGCCCTCCCTGTGAGCGCCTGGGTagcacccagcatggagcacGCCGGCCGGGGGTCGGCCTGAGCCGCCAGAACCCTGGGGCGCAGAGCTGGGAGCACCCTGGCTTCAGGCTAGGCAGCTCTTTGATCAGTTTGATACACATGGTGCACCTCCGAGTACAACTGAAGAAAGGACTCAGTGGCAAACACCATTCGGAGGGGCCCCCCCAGCGTGGCCGCCCACGATGCCCTCTCCTCCACCTGCGGCGATCCCCACACAGGCCGCCCGTGCTCAGGACGAGCTCACCCATCTTTACACAAAGGATACTATCAGGGACCTTGATGACGTGGCCGATCCCTTTCCACAGGGGTGCCAGATCCCCTTTGTACCTCAGGCATATCTCATCCCCCTGCATGAGCCGCATGTCTTACAGAGAAAAGACAGCAAGAAAGTTAGCGCTTTCAACACGTGCCGCGGCTGCCATCATGAAGAGTTCAAATTAAGGGACACTTTACAAGGGTGAAACTAGGAATTTTATGCTACTTATggtcacaaatattttaaaacttaaaatcacCTCTTAACCAAATTATGACTAAATCCTCATTACCAGAGTCAGTCTTGGGCAAAGTGAAGTAGGCGATTCTCTTCTTGTTAAGGCCCAGGTCCCACCTGACCGTGATGTTATCTTGAGTCTGAGCACATGAAAAATAAGAGCCCTGTTAGCCTGAGACACAGACACGGCCCTGGACTCCTCGTGTCTGCGTTTCCACAGGTGTGTGCCCTACGGCGACCTTACGAGCCATGACGTCAGGGTGCCGTGCGCAGCACCCAACAGCCTGTGACACCAACAAGGGCACGTCCGGGAGAAAAGCCATTAGGACCCCCAGACCCCGCTCAGGATGACCAGGAGACCCCCACACGACGTCTGCTCTCGGAGGCGGCTTCTCTGTGAACtgcggagggagaaggaagctggCGGCCGGCCGTCGGAGCTCCCGCCGCCTCGAGGTGATCTTCGCGGGACCGGCACAGGGTGCCCTCGGTGCGCCACAGGCTCCTCGGTTCTGACGCTCGTAGCCGTGGGCAAAGGCCGCGACCGCGACCGGGAGGGATTTTTGTTGGCTTTTACATCAGAAAACACTCAGGCCGGCGTTCAGCTCTGAGCGACCGGGCATGCGCCCAAGGGTCACTCCCTCGCCTGCCCTCAGTCCGCCGTCCGTCTCTCCGGGCACCGTGCCTCAGCCCGCGGCAGCGTCCGCAGTTTGCACAGGAAACCGCCCTCCCCAGACCTTAGGAGAGAGGCTGTGTTAAAACGACCGAAACCCTCCTGCACACACCACATCACCTGGGACTCTTTCAGTTTCTTATCGTAGTCGGCCTCCAGCTTGACCAGAGGGCCGAATATGTTCTGGTACTGGTAGGCGTCCTCGTACCGCAGGAGGACGTGCTGCGGCTCCTCGTCCACACCTGGCTTCTCCAGGTCCTCCAAGGTGGCAGAAGGGTTTTCCTAGAAGACAAGCACCGCGCCGGTTCTTCCCCATTTTCGCCTACAGACGAGAGGAACTACACGCGGGATCACTAGTCACTAGAAGAACAAGGCCTATCCGTCACCTCTCAGAACGAGCCGAGGTCGGCCCGTCATACAGAGGGCACTGGTGGTTGGTGGTGTCCCCGCCATGAGGACAGCTCTCGTACGGGGAAGTGTATGTGGCACGGGGAGGTGGACACTGGCCTGGGTCTTTGCTCACCCTTCAGCCACTGCCCCTAACCCTCCCCTGCCCAGAGCCACACAGACAGGGTGAATACTGGGGAGGACACCTCAGGTATCAGGTACACAGCCCGACACGCCTGTACCACCAAATGGCTTCATTCCCCAACCAACACCTAGCCCCTGAACTGAAAGAGAGAATACCTCTTTCGAGCTGCCAGAAAGACCACTAGTTCTCTGCTTGTGTAAATAGAAGGGGAGGCCCTTCTTCCCCCCACCAGCGCCCCAATTTCCTCCTGACCCTGTGCTGCACCGACAGGGGCGACACACTCCTCCCTGGCAGGGACAGAACGGTATCTGGGCTGTGTGGCTATAAACGGGAAAGGTCAAAGAGTTCTGGCCATCCAAAAATCGAAGCAGAAGGGCACCTTGCTAGATGATACTTGAGAAATATTCTGACTTGCACTCAAATTGAAAATAAACTCACATTTAAGATTCTGGATTATATGGGCACCTAATTAAAATTTATAGCCCAATTACTAAAACTTTATCATAAAAGCTGAACGGCCAGAACCAGagaagggcttcctggagaaCTGGGTCTGTCAGGCAGGACAGGCACCCCACCACCCAACCTGGAAGCCCCTCCCCTTCACTCATCCAGCTGCGGTAGGCCCTGCTTCTCTGACCTTTGTGACCTGGACTTTTCCCCTGGCCATTCACCCCTGGCCTGGTGTTACCCTGGCTGAGACACGTCACAAGCCCAATGAGGTCTTACAGCACCCTCACAGTCCTGTCTCCCCAGGCCCGGCTCCTCCTGCCATGTGCACCCTCAGCCGCCTACGGCCAgttctgaccttcctccttcccaccacccACCCTCGCCCTCGCCCtctgcaacaaaagaaaaattccaacaACTGGAGCTGTCCTTTCCTAGAGGCCTGGCAGGAGGTGCCTGTGGGATTCCACCAAAGGGCCATTCCAGGTAGAGACTGCAGTCTCTCCCTCAAGTTCCTTCCAGAATCTCCTGTTTTGAAGACACTCCCAGCAGCTCTCCCTGGACAAGAACCGTGCTGAGGCAGATTTGCATTCTCAGCAGGCCCTCACCTTCCAGAGCTCCTCCAGCTTGTTGATCTGCTGGGCGGTGATCTGCCGGGCCCGCAGCTGCTCCTGCTCAGAAGGGATCTTGACCAGCCAAGAGAGGAAGCAACGGTCCTGGATCAGGGGCTGCCACTGGGAGCTGTCCCAGTTGATGTCCTTGAGGCTGCTCTGACTGGCGCAGGGCTGCCTACAAAAACACCAAGGGCAGGGAGAGCCCAGGTGAGGATGACGACCTCCGCCCACAAGCCTTACCTTTCATCCCCAAGTGACGTTCCCTGCATTTTACTATGTGATCATATTACCTTTAAACTGTTGGTAATACATTGCCTCTCCCCCATGCACTTGAGCTCTGAACTCTTAAAACTCCTAACACTGTTTTTACAGAATTCTTTTTATGATTTAACCAGAACACACCCCAAAAGAGTTACTCAGCATTCCCAGTTCTCTAACGAGCCCCAGCTCCCAAATATCCTCACACCTCTCTAACCAGCAGAACCGGCCCGCTGGGGCTGAgtgccccgcccctgccctcaCCTGCACAGCAGCACCACCACCGAGTCGGCCTTGGCAGGGATGAAGCCGAGGAGGAAGACATTTCGGCAGCCACAGTTGTAGCACTCCAGAACTGTCTCCCCCAGGGGCCCATCCTTGTGCAGAGTCACCTCTTTGCATTTTGCCCTCACGAGGTGATTTACAATGTGGCTGAAACCAGGAAATGATAAATAGTTAACACCCAAAGTCTGCTTTTCACCACTTCCAATTGTCGAGCCCCCCGTTAAAAGTTCCGGTACCGTTCACAGTCCATTAGCAGGGGCGGTCACACCTCATCCATCTGGCGTCCCGGGGGACCAGCCCGCCCCTGAACTGGCTCCCCAATGAGCGCAAAAATCAATCCGACTTGAACAGCCTTTAAGGAAAACGCTCCTAACACGTTTCACATAgttcttgcttctttcttttagttCCTGCTTTCTGAAATCCTACGACAGGGCCTGAATGAACCTACGGCGAGGCAGGCGGCCTGCCGCTTCCACGGCTCCTCTCCACTTGCTGAGGCTCCTCGGCTGCTGCCCCCGCTTTCGAAGTCGCCTCTCCGGGCCCCTGTGCCTGCTTCCAGGAGCAACAGCCCCTCCTAATTTGCTGCAGGCCAGGAAACTTGATAACCAACCGTATTAGAAACCTGAGGACAGTAAAAAATACTGAGCAGCGGGGCTCAGGGCTACTCTCAGGAAGCGGAGGGCCGGTTCTGAACTGTCTGAAACCCCGCTGTCTCGGCTCTTTCCTTACCGCTGTGTGGCCAGGACTCTGCTGTCCCTCCCACTTCCGGGACACAGCTCACTTACACCCAGGGCTTGCAAACGCTGCCCCAAGACAAGCCAGCCTCGCGTGGGGCCCACGGGTGGCGCCTGGCTCTGCCTTAGGCTCTCCCAGCTACCTGCAGCCTTGCTGCGGCTCTGTCAGACGCCAAGCCCGCCAGGCATCCAGCCTGCCTGGCCGCCGCCCTCCCCGACCTCGGGGAAACCCCTTCTGTTGCAAGCTTCGGCTCAGACGCCACATTCTAACCCCCTCTGGCCCATTCTAACCCATGAAGCCAGTCAGATCATCCAACCAGCTGTCACCACTCTCGGCACCCACAAAGCGCCCACTCTTCTGAAGCTGTCACAACTGGGCATTTTACCGGACTCTGACTTCCTCTTGTCTTTCCTACACCCACCTCACCCCTTTATACTGGAAGCTCCCTGAAGGCAAGTGGCTGCCCCATCATTTTACCATCTGGCCTCATACACTCAGTGCTGACTGATGGGGTCTGTTTTCTCTTAGAGGCCTTTCACTCACTCCCCTGATCTTGGCTCTGCTGACCGGAAGCTGGGGTTGCCAGCTAAGaagttttatttaattgcttTTCCTGCAGGAGAGGAACTAATGCAAACATAGTAATGCTGAAATTACCCAGAACATTCTGAAAATGGGACATGAATCTGGTTACCCTGA
Proteins encoded in this window:
- the UPF1 gene encoding regulator of nonsense transcripts 1 isoform X1; protein product: MSVEAYGPSSQTLTFLDTEEAELLGADTQGSEFEFTDFTLPSQTQTPPGGPGGPGGGGAGGPVGAGAGSAAGQLDAQVGGPEGILQNGAVDDSVAKTSQLLAELNFEEDEEDTYYTKDLPVHACSYCGIHDPACVVYCNTSKKWFCNGRGNTSGSHIVNHLVRAKCKEVTLHKDGPLGETVLECYNCGCRNVFLLGFIPAKADSVVVLLCRQPCASQSSLKDINWDSSQWQPLIQDRCFLSWLVKIPSEQEQLRARQITAQQINKLEELWKENPSATLEDLEKPGVDEEPQHVLLRYEDAYQYQNIFGPLVKLEADYDKKLKESQTQDNITVRWDLGLNKKRIAYFTLPKTDSGNEDLVIIWLRDMRLMQGDEICLRYKGDLAPLWKGIGHVIKVPDNYGDEIAIELRSSVGAPVEVTHNFQVDFVWKSTSFDRMQSALKTFAVDETSVSGYIYHKLLGHEVEDVIIKCQLPKRFTAQGLPDLNHSQVYAVKTVLQRPLSLIQGPPGTGKTVTSATIVYHLARQGNGPVLVCAPSNIAVDQLTEKIHQTGLKVVRLCAKSREAIDSPVSFLALHNQIRNMDSMPELQKLQQLKDETGELSSADEKRYRALKRTAERELLMNADVICCTCVGAGDPRLAKMQFRSILIDESTQATEPECMVPVVLGAKQLILVGDHCQLGPVVMCKKAAKAGLSQSLFERLVVLGIRPIRLQVQYRMHPALSAFPSNIFYEGSLQNGVTAADRVKKGFDFQWPQPDKPMFFYVTQGQEEIASSGTSYLNRTEAANVEKITTKLLKAGAKPDQIGIITPYEGQRSYLVQYMQFSGSLHTKLYQEVEIASVDAFQGREKDFIILSCVRANEHQGIGFLNDPRRLNVALTRARYGVIIVGNPKALSKQPLWNHLLNYYKEQKVLVEGPLNNLRESLMQFSKPRKLVNTINPGARFMTTAMYDAREAIIPGSVYDRSSQGRPSNMYFQTHDQIGMISAGPSHVAAMNIPIPFNLVMPPMPPPGYFGQANGPAAGRGTPKGKTGRGGRQKNRFGLPGPSQTNLPNSQASQDVASQPFSQGALTQGYISMSQPSQMSQPGLSQPELSQDSYLGDEFKSQIDVALSQDSTYQGERAYQHGGVTGLSQY
- the UPF1 gene encoding regulator of nonsense transcripts 1 isoform X2, which gives rise to MSVEAYGPSSQTLTFLDTEEAELLGADTQGSEFEFTDFTLPSQTQTPPGGPGGPGGGGAGGPVGAGAGSAAGQLDAQVGGPEGILQNGAVDDSVAKTSQLLAELNFEEDEEDTYYTKDLPVHACSYCGIHDPACVVYCNTSKKWFCNGRGNTSGSHIVNHLVRAKCKEVTLHKDGPLGETVLECYNCGCRNVFLLGFIPAKADSVVVLLCRQPCASQSSLKDINWDSSQWQPLIQDRCFLSWLVKIPSEQEQLRARQITAQQINKLEELWKENPSATLEDLEKPGVDEEPQHVLLRYEDAYQYQNIFGPLVKLEADYDKKLKESQTQDNITVRWDLGLNKKRIAYFTLPKTDSDMRLMQGDEICLRYKGDLAPLWKGIGHVIKVPDNYGDEIAIELRSSVGAPVEVTHNFQVDFVWKSTSFDRMQSALKTFAVDETSVSGYIYHKLLGHEVEDVIIKCQLPKRFTAQGLPDLNHSQVYAVKTVLQRPLSLIQGPPGTGKTVTSATIVYHLARQGNGPVLVCAPSNIAVDQLTEKIHQTGLKVVRLCAKSREAIDSPVSFLALHNQIRNMDSMPELQKLQQLKDETGELSSADEKRYRALKRTAERELLMNADVICCTCVGAGDPRLAKMQFRSILIDESTQATEPECMVPVVLGAKQLILVGDHCQLGPVVMCKKAAKAGLSQSLFERLVVLGIRPIRLQVQYRMHPALSAFPSNIFYEGSLQNGVTAADRVKKGFDFQWPQPDKPMFFYVTQGQEEIASSGTSYLNRTEAANVEKITTKLLKAGAKPDQIGIITPYEGQRSYLVQYMQFSGSLHTKLYQEVEIASVDAFQGREKDFIILSCVRANEHQGIGFLNDPRRLNVALTRARYGVIIVGNPKALSKQPLWNHLLNYYKEQKVLVEGPLNNLRESLMQFSKPRKLVNTINPGARFMTTAMYDAREAIIPGSVYDRSSQGRPSNMYFQTHDQIGMISAGPSHVAAMNIPIPFNLVMPPMPPPGYFGQANGPAAGRGTPKGKTGRGGRQKNRFGLPGPSQTNLPNSQASQDVASQPFSQGALTQGYISMSQPSQMSQPGLSQPELSQDSYLGDEFKSQIDVALSQDSTYQGERAYQHGGVTGLSQY